One stretch of Candidatus Hydrogenedentota bacterium DNA includes these proteins:
- a CDS encoding sigma 54-interacting transcriptional regulator, with the protein MRAIATSAVDLSAPEHNLPTEDTLLRALVEGTATVTGDEFFRALALQLAVALDVTMAFVAEFAETKTRVRTLAFASEGSIVPNVEFDLTGTPCEKVVAGGLCLYSDHVAESFPADKPLAEKGIRSYLGVPLLDNNNDVLGHLAVCDRKAMPPEPRCLAIFKVFASRARAELERKRAERALVESEQRLATILASALDAIITVDAAGHIRLLNAAAESALGCRAAEAVGSPLARFLTGPFREFIDKTLPALTDKSQRRQQYIHAEEHFCARRMDGSEFPIEGTVSFGRANGEMLYTIILRDLNERREAEEKMHSLRLESRYLQDEIKAEYNFEEMVGQSAAFRRAVSDIARVAPTDAAVLITGETGTGKELVARAVHSLSRRKERPLIKVNCAALSVGLVESELFGHEKGAFTGALSRRIGRFELANGGTIFLDEIGDIPPEVQAKLLRVLQEREFERVGGTDTITTDVRVIAATNRNLAKAVQEGQFREDLYFRLNVVPIPLPPLRERRDDIPILARYFVTKYMNRMGKHFHEIDAGTMERLKNYAWPGNARELEHLVERAMILSCEPVLTVDESLLPATVPIEPHEQRGTLDEIERDHIVRTLAKTGWVIEGMKGAATALNMHPNTLRSRMKKLGIVRQTGRTVST; encoded by the coding sequence ATGCGCGCCATCGCTACCTCCGCAGTTGATCTTTCCGCCCCCGAGCACAATCTGCCGACCGAGGACACGCTCTTGCGAGCGCTAGTTGAAGGGACCGCAACGGTCACTGGCGACGAATTCTTCCGGGCGTTGGCGCTGCAACTTGCGGTTGCGCTGGACGTGACAATGGCGTTTGTTGCCGAGTTCGCCGAAACCAAAACTCGAGTGCGGACCCTTGCGTTCGCCAGCGAAGGCTCGATCGTGCCCAATGTCGAATTCGACCTGACAGGGACCCCCTGCGAAAAGGTCGTGGCGGGCGGACTGTGCCTCTACAGCGATCACGTCGCGGAATCGTTTCCGGCCGACAAACCGCTTGCGGAAAAAGGGATTCGAAGTTATCTCGGGGTCCCGTTGTTGGACAACAATAACGACGTGCTCGGGCATTTGGCCGTGTGCGACCGGAAAGCGATGCCGCCGGAGCCGCGCTGCCTGGCGATCTTCAAAGTGTTCGCGAGCCGTGCGCGCGCCGAACTCGAACGAAAACGTGCCGAACGCGCGCTCGTAGAAAGCGAACAACGGCTCGCCACGATCCTGGCATCGGCGTTGGACGCTATCATTACTGTCGACGCGGCCGGCCACATTCGACTGCTGAATGCGGCAGCGGAGTCGGCACTGGGATGCCGTGCTGCCGAAGCGGTGGGGAGCCCCCTCGCCCGCTTTCTGACCGGGCCGTTCCGCGAGTTCATCGACAAGACGCTCCCGGCCCTGACGGACAAGTCGCAGCGGCGGCAACAATACATTCATGCGGAGGAACATTTTTGTGCACGCCGAATGGATGGATCGGAGTTCCCTATCGAGGGAACAGTGTCCTTCGGGCGCGCGAATGGCGAAATGCTGTACACGATCATCCTGCGGGATTTGAATGAACGGCGCGAAGCCGAAGAGAAAATGCATTCGCTACGGTTGGAAAGCAGGTATCTTCAGGATGAAATCAAGGCCGAATACAATTTCGAGGAAATGGTAGGCCAATCTGCGGCATTTCGGCGAGCGGTATCGGACATTGCGCGCGTAGCTCCAACGGATGCCGCGGTACTCATCACTGGCGAGACCGGCACCGGTAAGGAACTCGTCGCCCGAGCTGTACACAGCTTAAGCCGGCGCAAAGAAAGACCACTAATCAAAGTGAATTGCGCGGCGCTGTCCGTGGGCCTGGTGGAAAGCGAATTGTTCGGACACGAGAAAGGGGCGTTTACCGGTGCGTTATCGCGCCGGATCGGCCGTTTCGAACTTGCCAACGGCGGAACGATTTTTCTCGATGAGATTGGCGACATTCCGCCCGAAGTGCAGGCGAAGCTTTTGCGCGTGCTTCAGGAAAGAGAGTTCGAGCGTGTCGGCGGCACGGACACCATCACGACAGACGTGCGAGTCATTGCGGCTACGAACCGAAACCTTGCGAAAGCGGTACAGGAAGGTCAGTTCCGCGAGGACCTCTATTTTCGGTTGAACGTCGTGCCGATCCCGTTGCCTCCGCTGCGCGAGCGCCGTGACGACATTCCCATTCTTGCGCGATACTTTGTAACCAAATACATGAACCGGATGGGAAAACACTTTCACGAAATCGATGCGGGCACCATGGAGCGGCTGAAGAACTATGCATGGCCTGGAAACGCCCGTGAACTCGAACACCTCGTCGAGCGAGCGATGATCCTCTCGTGTGAACCCGTGCTGACCGTCGACGAGAGTCTGCTTCCTGCGACAGTCCCCATCGAGCCCCACGAACAGCGCGGCACGCTCGATGAGATCGAACGCGATCACATCGTGCGGACACTTGCCAAAACGGGCTGGGTCATCGAGGGAATGAAGGGCGCTGCGACGGCGCTCAACATGCACCCAAACACTTTGCGAAGCCGCATGAAAAAACTCGGCATCGTGCGTCAGACCGGCCGCACTGTGTCGACGTAG